DNA from Mobula hypostoma chromosome 4, sMobHyp1.1, whole genome shotgun sequence:
GggcaatatctctctctctctctccctccccccccccttgtgggggggggggagcctgtCTAACATATCAAAATGCTGGATTATGGACTAGTTGATGATTGACTCTAGATTAAGGTCTCTTGGGAAGGGGGGTGCTTTTGtaattgcttgcatggtgggggatGGAGCAAGAGaaggagggctttggggttctgatctTTATcttcattctatggggtttcttgttttgaggatgtctgtgaagagtaagaatttcaggtttctgctgtatatattctaatattaaattgaaccatttgtaaGACCATTGCTATCACAAGACATACTAAGCAAGCCCTTCACTTGAACTGCTAAAGCCTTGACCTACACTACCGCTTAGACTAGAGTCCAGGAAAGTCACGAAACTAATTAAAGCTTGTATCTTCAACTATTCTATGGCCTTTCTGGAACAAACTTGCAAACAATAGATACAAAAGTTTATCATTTATAAATCTTCTGACATCCTTCAATGGACCACCAGTTTTCCTTGGCCCACTAAAGTCAGATGCATTTAATTACATTAACTTACCTTCTCAAAGGTGAAGTTTACAAATCCAGAATTAAACTGCAAATTAATCCAAGCAGTAACATTTCCACACTTCCCTGAAACCACCGTTTTGCTCGGCGGAACATTGAAGTACAAATTCTGTGAAAAGACAATGATTGCAGCTTGACATTGTTTCATTGGCATTTCTGTTCAAAAAAATTGAAATTAACATACCAGGATACTATAGAGATAAATACAGACTAGGGTAACAACGTGAAAGTGTTTTGTATTGTTGGTTTAATTAGAACTATATTCACATATACCAACTGCAATTATACAAAAACTTCTATTTTAGATTAGTGCCATGGTTGCTCAGCTTTTCATTGGACTTAGATCACAATCTTAagcgctttttttttaaaaaaaggagggttTTAAATTGTTGCTATAAATTTCAGTGAGCACCCTTTCCAATTCTGTCAATTTGCCATTAGCTTTGTGATATTGCAATCACAAAATTTCACGGGTACACTGCTGTAGAGTCAATAAGTGACAAAATAATGCTGTGGACAAGACAATCAGCTCTTTGCAGAAATCGGCACACAGAGCTATGGTTACCTGCATCCAGAGCCAAATCAAAACTGCAAAAGTTCAATGAAGGATTCTGCACAAAGTAGATCTCAGCATCTTATTCATGATGataaaacaatttaaaaacaCAGTAATTTCAGAGGACGTGTACCTAAACTTTACGATTGATTTTTGACATTTGTCATGGGGAAAATAACAAGCAACAAGAAAATTAGCATTTTAGGCTTCATCAAATGTGAatgtgcaaatgaaaaaattATTTTTCCCATTGAACAATTTATCCACAGGGCCCTTAGAACAGAAGCATAAAACACTTCCgaaccgggagaccacagtctgtgcagatcagaaatgtcaccacctcgctgacaatcaacactggcgcaaccTCAAGGAtgcacttagcccactgctctcctctctacatccatggcTCAGATCAAATGCCATCTGAAGTGGCAGACAACACATCtaatgttggcagaatttcagatggtgatgagaaggtgtgCCAGAGCGAgaaatcagctagttgagtggtgtcacagcaataatcttgcactcagtgtcagtaggaCCAAACAATTGATTATGGACCATAGAAGGGCAAGACGAGGAACACATGGTAGTCCTCCAAGGGAGCAGAACTCAAAAAAGTGAGCAATTTTCTGGGCGTCAACATGGAGGATTTATCTTGGGCCTAACTTATCGAGGTAGCTacgaagaaggcacgacagcagctatatttcatttggagatgAGGAGATGTGGTACATCACTAAaggctctcacaaatttctatggaGAGTTGAAATTGTGGAGAGTATTCCAACTGGTTGTACACCACCTGATACAAAGgaagggggcactgcacaggatcaaagtaagccacagaaagttgcaaatcagtcagctccatcatgggcactagcctcccagcatcctggacatcaagGAGCAATGAGGAGACTCAAAAAGGTGGAATCGATCATCGAGACGGCACCCAAgaatgccctcttctccttgttaccatcagggaggtggcacagaagcctgaagacacactcaatgattcaggaacagtttcttcccctctgccattggacattgaatccatgaacgttactttttttgcactactttaatataaatttttaatgtatatttattgtaattcagtttttatgtattgcaatgtgcaaatttcacaacacatgctgatgatattgaacctgatactgattctaacACAGCAGCCGACTCTTCCAGGAGTCAAAGAACTCCTTTTGAGCATGTTAAATCCAGAACTGATGttccttgctcagcttcttgGTGTAAACAAGAATCAAGTTAAAGGACAACTCTGCATGCAAACAGCACAGTCTATAGAGCACACGCTGCTGGCCCACAGCTCAGGGTTGGCTACTCAGAAGACGACTTAAGACAATGGTGTTTTGTTAATTGGGTCTGCATCAATCCAGACAACAttggctaagttatttagttcaaggaagcttacaGACCAGACCAgtactatcacttagcacatcaaatagctgatctatcaatAATTGGGAGATCTGTGTACTCagtcagccctcacagcattaaAGTTGGGTGTTTAGGATCTGTTCTCAGAAGCTTTTGGACCATCTGTGGGAATTTCCcccaaaggtatctgaaaaatatACGTGTGAATTCATTAAGTAGCCAAAAAAGTACAAATGTAAGAGCAAACAAgcttgttaggaatggtcaagagataagaagaatgacagaaagatggggtgattagaatctattcttctgccttccatttctgtaatagacaacacattctttctacaACTTGTTGACATATCTTTAGTTTAAAGGAATTGTACCCATGTTTGAAAAAATCATTTGGTTTAGAAATAGTTTGTAGCACAAGTTTGAAGACCTGAGCTTCAAATATGTTTCaagaattttatctaaatttaaacatgtatcacacaaaataaatgaactgtatgTTGAAACTATTTTGTTAGTTGGAAGCATCTCCttgttagtgggggggggggaagaagcgaAGAGGGCACCActtaaatagtgggtattggctgCTGAGCTAGCCGAAAAAAATAAACAGGGAAATGATCTAGCCTTTGAAGAGTAGGCGGCTGCAGTATAACTTCTTTACTGAGGGTACATGCAGCAACCTGCATCAGATAGGGGCTTAAAATCTTCATTTACATTCAGAGCTTCACAAACAGCAaacccaacaccacaacaatacaAAAACGCTATTGGagacaactaataccattaccaATCAATAAAATCATCAATATCAGCCGTGTTGGTTCAATCCACCTTCAGCGCTCTCCATTTAAAAGGAAGCAGACAACTACTtgtggccgagaccctttgtcaggactaaatgaaagaagagatagtaagagatttgaaagttggggggggaggggggaaaaggagatccaaaatgataggagaagacaggaggggatggagctaagagctggaaagttgattggcaaaagggatacaaggctggagaagggacatgggatgggaggcctagggagaaaggaagtgggaagggagcccagaggaaggacaaggagttatagtgagagggacagagggaggggaaaaaaaagaggaaaaaaggggaaaaataataataaataaataaataagggatgaagGGATGGGAttcgaaggggaggtggggtattaacggaagttagataagtcaatgttcatgccatcaggttggaggctacccagacggaatatatggtattgttcctccaacctgagtgtggcttcatcttgacagtagaggaggccatggatagacatatcagaatggaaataggacatggaattaaaatgtgtggccactgggagttcctgctttctctggcggacagaccgtAGGAGTTTACCGAAACGGTCTCCCcacctgcgttgggtctcgccaatatatagaaggccacaccgcgttcaccagcattttttgtgtgtgttgcttgaatttccagcatctgcagatttccttgtgtaagTGACCGACTAGTCTCATTTCTGCTTCATTATCACTGCTACAATTGGTATTGAAATCTGCTGCAGGACAAAGTTGGGAAAATCATTACCAACCCATAAAACTAGTTAGGTTGTCCCTTCCAactggattttcaacagcctGATTATGGGAGGTATATGCATTTGAACTTGCAGTAGTGAGACTTGTAGAGCAACTCGGTTTAGGATGCAATTACTTTTCTCATTGTCTCAGCAAATTCCAGCTCATGGTCTTTATGGAATCTGGTTCTAACTTGTAGTTAGACAGATGATCTCAGGAAGGATCCCAATTCATTAGGTTGAAGAAAGGTAGCATTGTTTACACTGTTTACAATTCAttgggtgtgggggggtggggggggggcaggggaaggtGCCTGTGGAAAGGTGAAGGAAGATGACTAACCTGTTCATTTACCACAAGTTCCTCTGCAAGTTGCAAAGGTGCAGACAAGATTCACAAGGATTTTACCAGAACTTAGAGCTCAAGTTTGAGTAGCTGGATAGGTCCTTAGCAGGCTTATTTCTCCAGAGCGTAGGGGAAGTGTTACTGAAGTATAAAGTTGTGAGGGCATCAATAAGGTGAATGGTCAGCTATTTCCTAGTACAAAGGAGTtgaaaactagagggcatggtcTCAAAATGAGGAACACATGGCCAAAACATCTCACACACAGCATGAGAGAtagatggaacaagctgccaatggaagtggtagaggcaggtacaattacaaagtTTAAGAGGCAACTAAGTACACAGATACAAAGGATTTGGATGTGGATAAATGGAACCAGCTCAGATAGGCACTTGCTTCGCATGGACATTGTGGGGCCATTACTGTACTAAACTATGACTAGTCTCTTAAGAACTTGAGCAGTGTAATGATATTGATTGGTTAACTCTGCTTAACACATCCAATCTGCACCAATCATTTGTTTCAAGGAACTCCTTTCAACTTCTGGTAAAAGAATAGAGGCATAAAATGAATATAACTTACTTCAGACTTTGTGGCAACAATTAATTGTATTCCAATGGCCATCTTGATGCAAATAGTATTCTTCAAAGAAACATTGTAGAAGCCAGTTACTGGGATTGTAGCAGTCGGTGATAGTGTAGGGAGTACAGTTGGTGTACTTGTTGTATTATGCTTTGCAGCAGTCGTGTTGGTCACAGGCACAGTCGTCGTATGGTTTGCAGCAGTCGTGTTGGTCACAGGCACAGTCGTCGTATGGTTTGCAGCCGTCACATTGGTTACAGGCACAGTCGTCGTATGGTTTGCAGTGGTCACATCGGTCACAGGCACAGTCGCCGTTTGGTTTGCAGCAGTCGTGTTGGTCACAGGCACAGTCGTCGTATGGTTTGCAGTGGTCACATCGGTCACAGGCACAGTCGTATGGTTTGCAGCCGTCACACTGGTCACAGGCACAGTCGCCGTTTGGTTTGCAGTGGTCGTGTTGGTCACAGACACAGTTGCCGCATAAAATGAGTTTCGGTTAAATGTTGTTTGAACTGGATTTGTCACTACAGCACTTCTGGCACAACTTATAAACGGCACTGCAAGAAGAAACAAAAATTAATCGCTGCTGCACACAAGTTGGTTGTTGCAGAACTGCTCCCAAACTGGAAGCTTCAGAATGTTATCTAGTAATTCCTGCTGGGCAAAGACTGAATTCACACCCCAGCTGATAAAAACTTCAGCAGTCGAGTAGCACGCAAACACCAAAACCCCAAACAGAAAACAAAACCTTCCTAAATATTGGTGCAACACAAGACATTTTATGAACCAGCACAATAGAGGTTGAAATTCTTTTGACTGGCAAATTTGGGACCCAATAATGCCACACCAGAAACTGCTCCTCCAATTACCAGAccacaaaacataggagcagaattaagccattgacccatcgagtctgctccgccactcaattCTGGCTAtccttttatcccctcctcagTGCCAATCATCATCCTCTTTTGAAAagcactttcaaaaaaaaaattaagtacaCAGATAGTACACTGGTTGGTGAAGATTCCACTCCTGAGGAATGTCAATAACTCAAAGTTTCCAGCAAAAAGCTGTACTGGTGTTTTAACTCatactttgttcatttacaatgaAATTGCTAGAGTTTGAAAATTAGATGTTTAAAAATGCTATTGCAGTCTAATTAAGCCCTTATTAATAATATGGAACCTAAAATATAGGGATGGTCATAGACCAAGTAATTTGAAGGCTAAGCATCCAGTTTAGTCTTGTGTACAGCAGTCACAATTTAACCATTTGCTTTTTCCAACCACAGGCAAACTGTTCTGCCAAAGCACTGAACTCTGCAGTCTAAGATGTTATTGTAATTCCTAAAACCCTAAAGGTCTTCAAAACAAATTCATTTCTAGACAGATTTAGTGTAATTAACAGCATTTAATCTTTCCTACTACACAACTCTCAAGAAAAAGTTTCGTGGAATACTAAGCAAGAATGAAACCTTCATACAACTTTGATCACTGGCTGCTGTCTTTAGCCTAGGGCTAAAGGTTACAATGGCTAGATCATTGGGAGTTTCCTTATTCTGGGAACAGAGGGTAACAGGAGGCAAGTCCTGGTGCACATtatcatgatcatattgaataatAGGGTTAGCCTGAGAAACCACATGGTCTATGTCTGCTCCCATTTTCAGTTCATGAATTATTAGTTCTAGTTTTCTCTTAGGAAACAGACACCCTGATGGTAGGAAAAGAAAGAAACGAGAGTTAGTTCTCTGGAGAAAGGAAGGTATAAAGAGCACCAAATGGGAAAGTGAATGCAAGAAAGCATTGAGAAAGTAGCTGCATCTCAAATTTAATACACAGAAAACTAAGATGGAAAATCTTTAAGGCAGAGGAAAATGAAACCTGTATTTAATGTCAGATAAATATGGGATTACAATCTGTTAAATCTACCCTATAAATCCAAAAATTGCTGTACCACGTATTGCTGGACCAGTTGTTAATCCATTTTATAATTAagttacttctgttctaaaaaagATGGTTAGACAATGTCTATTTAAACCCTTAACCAGGATGACGATCTGTTGAAGTTATACTAAAAGCCAATGAATTGCAACCATCTTTAAAACTAAAGAGGGAAAGCAGCAGAGAGGGAATAGAGAGGGGTAGTTGCTTCTGTGTTAAAACAATAACCATTTTACACAATGAGCATGCAGTCAAGGTTACGCAAATACAAATGTAATGTTGATTAAGATAAAGAAGGTTTGCACAAGCAGAGAAAAGAAGGGTCACAAGCTGCAGAGAAAGGAAGGATCACAGGCTACGATGAGTGTGGCAGGAAACAAAATTTCACAACCAAATCAGGATGGTGCAGTTAGCATGTTCCTGGGCATCTGTTCCCTTAATAGTTATCATGGTATAATGAGCAGAATtctacagatggtggaaatccagagcaacacacacaaaatgctggagtaactctgcaggacaggcagcatccatggagaagaataaacagctgatgtttcagtcccagatctttcatcaggactggataagtgggggggggggggaagggagagggagagagaagaggaaggcaAGCCTGAAATCAGTGggatacaaactggcaggtgatgggtgaaatcaggtgagggagaaggtgagtaggtcaggaaaggaagtggggagaagaagaGATGAAGCAGAAAACCTAGAGATGACAGATGGCAGTAGTAAGGcctgaaggaatctgataggcgaggggagtggacagtgggagaaagggaaggaagaagggccctgcagagaggtgataggcaggaggaagagttggggcaaaaggggaaccagaatggggaatggaaaaagggagaaggtaGAAATGAACATAAATTatcctgtactccttcccctcccccaatcttCTTACTCTGGTATTCCCCCCACTCCTCCTTTTCCAGTCTGACACGATGTtgcaacctgaaacatcgactgttttttcctcttcacagatactgcctgatctgctgagttcctccagcactttgtgtgtttcaTAGTACAATTAATTAGGAAAAGTGGCTTTGTCAGGGAAGTACAAGTAAAAATGTTGCCACGGATATGATTCAGCAAATATATTTCAAACTTTAAAATAATTACACAATAGTTATTTGGTAAAGAGGAAATTACTTTTGCCCCTAAATGTacagggatggagaattaaaaacACTCAACCAAGATAAAATTGGAAGTTAATTCAAGATCTTATGTAAACGTTACAGATACAACTACAATACACTCAACTCGTTCATAAACAAAGACTGTTGAACAGGCTTGTATTTCTATAAACGCAAAGGATGAAGTATGTATTACTAATTTATTCACCTAGAACCACACCACCGACCCACTCTAGACCAAGACTTggtgagtctgcagaagggcaAGTGGCTGCCGGGTTCTTGGAAATATTCTTCGGCAGCGATCACGTATACTGCACATTAACTGCTCCTTCACCACACAAAATCCAATACTTTCTTAAAAGGTTTTTCGGTGGCTCATAAAATGTCGTACAGACCAAtttgagggaggtgaggagaggagcCTCCAAATGTTGGTGTTTTCCGCATTCCTCCACTAAACTGACCCAAGTCCTCCCCGGCGGTACGACTTCAGTTCAGCAGACAATGAACAAATTGCACCTACAGGATTTTCACCTCGAGCCGTTGCTTccgccaccccacccccatcaccaaAGAAATCCAGCAACCCGTTTCCCCCGGCGAAGGCCGCCTCTACTGATCCCACTCCAGGAACGGGAGCCACAGCACTCAAAAAAAAATGGGAACTTAAAGCAGCTTGAATAGACTCACCCAACAGAGCCAAGGCGGCAATCGCGACCAAGTTCTTCATAATGTTCAGGTACAGTTTACTCGTATCAAAAACTCCCGTTTGCAACCTACTCTCTCTTAACTACTTGCGTAGCAATAAAAACACTCAAGTCACGAGGTATGGAAAGGGTGGGGACAGGTAGGAAATGAGGTCGAATATGAGCCAGCCAATTCTCACTTGCTAGGGTTGCATTGCTGAAATAGACATGCAACTGACTTGGTCGACAACGAATTTctccaatttacctactaatCTTTAACTGTGTCTTACGATGATGTGACACTAAACCTATCTCCTTCCAGCGTTACTTTAGATTAGTTTCTTGTCATGTACGCTAGAGTATAACaacattggaattggtttatcggTGTGTGTACTGGGACctagtgaaaagtttgtcttgcatactgttcatacgaatcaaattattacacagtgcactgaggtagaacaaggcaaaacaaaaacaatgcagaataaagtgtaacatctacggagaaagtgcagtgtagataaacaataaggtacaagatcataatgggGTAGATGGTGAGGacaagggtccatcttatcatgccagggaatcattcaatagtcttataccaTTAGGGTggaaactgttcttgagcctgtgTCTTTACTCTatttaaataaaggcacaattTTATTTGTAGCCTTAAATAGATCTGAATAAttcttgcaattatttgtcactgcttttaatttgcagtttctattttctttctttgtgcatcgtaaataaaaaaaaatctttatagTTTCTACGCAATGgccagctggggatctggtttggGACCCAAGGTG
Protein-coding regions in this window:
- the lamp3 gene encoding lysosome-associated membrane glycoprotein 3 isoform X2, which produces MKNLVAIAALALLVPFISCARSAVVTNPVQTTFNRNSFYAATVSVTNTTTANQTATVPVTSVTAANHTTVPVTDVTTANHTTTVPVTNTTAANQTATVPVTDVTTANHTTTVPVTNVTAANHTTTVPVTNTTAANHTTTVPVTNTTAAKHNTTSTPTVLPTLSPTATIPVTGFYNVSLKNTICIKMAIGIQLIVATKSENLYFNVPPSKTVVSGKCGNVTAWINLQFNSGFVNFTFEKDGNQYYISGIRVTLHSTNNLDKTYHGIADNIKLFNAELGHSYKCKSKRVVPFSTDSLQILMVNTQVQAFNISGGMFGKAEECFVDYKSVLPIIFGVALAVLIIITVVVYLLSRRTRAAGYQRI
- the lamp3 gene encoding lysosome-associated membrane glycoprotein 3 isoform X1 translates to MKNLVAIAALALLVPFISCARSAVVTNPVQTTFNRNSFYAATVSVTNTTTANQTATVPVTSVTAANHTTVPVTDVTTANHTTTVPVTNTTAANQTATVPVTDVTTANHTTTVPVTNVTAANHTTTVPVTNTTAANHTTTVPVTNTTAAKHNTTSTPTVLPTLSPTATIPVTGFYNVSLKNTICIKMAIGIQLIVATKSENLYFNVPPSKTVVSGKCGNVTAWINLQFNSGFVNFTFEKDGNQYYISGIRVTLHSTNNLDKTYHGIADNIKLFNAELGHSYKCKSKRVVPFSTDSLQILMVNTQVQAFNISGGMFGKEEKCEVDAESKVIPVLVGIALSGLVLTVVAMYTIDRRAKSEGYEAL
- the lamp3 gene encoding lysosome-associated membrane glycoprotein 3 isoform X3, whose protein sequence is MKNLVAIAALALLVPFISCARSAVVTNPVQTTFNRNSFYAATVSVTNTTTANQTATVPVTSVTAANHTTVPVTDVTTANHTTTVPVTNTTAANQTATVPVTDVTTANHTTTVPVTNVTAANHTTTVPVTNTTAANHTTTVPVTNTTAAKHNTTSTPTVLPTLSPTATIPVTGFYNVSLKNTICIKMAIGIQLIVATKSENLYFNVPPSKTVVSGKCGNVTAWINLQFNSGFVNFTFEKDGNQYYISGIRVTLHSTNNLDKTYHGIADNIKLFNAELGHSYKCKSKRVVPFSTDSLQILMVNTQVQAFNISGGMFGKAEECFVDYGRVTHIIAAVVAVLIIIIIAVCLIYRRTRAAGYQRI